In Flammeovirgaceae bacterium, the sequence TTTATTGAGTGCTCACCGCAGAATCAATTGGGTATTATTGATGACATTGCCTACCCATCAACCGCTAAACCCGAAATGAAACAAGGAGTAACTTTTTTCAACTTGCTACGCGATTTAACCGCTACCGGGTTTTTTACCAGCGAAATCGGATTGAAAGATTTGGGGTATGCCGGCAACCGGCCCAATCAATGGGATGGCGTACCACAGGAGGTACTCGATCAGTACGGACTTAACTATTCGGATCGCGAACTTACCGAAAGTGTAAAATTTAACTCATAAGATTTATGGTATCACGCAGAAAGTTTATTCAACAGGCGGGAGCAGCAGCAGCTTTTACTATAGTTCCTCGTTTTGTACTGGGTGGTAATGGTTTTATTCCGCCAAGCGATACACTCTATTTAGCCGGAATCGGTGTGGGCGGCAAGGGTACTTCCGACCTGACGGAATGTGCTAAAAGCCCGAACGTAAAAGTGGTCTTTCTCTGCGATGTGGACGACCGCCAGGCGGTGAAATCAAAGGATAATTTTCCGCAAGCGAAGTATTATAAGGACTTCCGTGTTATGCTCGATAAAGAGGAAAAAGGCATTGATGCAGTTACCATCTCTACACCCGACCATACCCATGCCGTTGCAGCCCTTAATGCCATGCAACGCGGTAAACACGTGTACGTTCAAAAACCACTCACGTGGAGTATACACGAAGCACGAACACTGGCCGAGGCAGCAGGAAAATACAAAGTAGTCACTCAAATGGGTAACCAGGGCGGCTCAGGAGAAGGCGTTCGTAAAGGAAAAGAAATTTACCAGGCTGGTTTGATTGGTGATGTTACCCGCGTTTACGCCTGGACGAACCGGCCTGTTTGGCCACAGGGAATTCCCACCCCATCAGGTAATCACCAAATACCTGCCGAACTGGATTGGGATCTGTGGCTCGGCCCGGCTGATGCGATTGACTATAACCCCGCTTATCATCCGTTTAACTGGCGCGGCTGGTGGAATTTTGGAACGGGCGCATTGGGCGATATGGCCTGCCATATTCTGGATCCTGCCTTCAGAATTTTACCGATTGATTATCCTTCAGAAGTTGAGTGCAGCACCGGAACGGTATGGACCGGATTTTTCCAGGAGGGTTATTTCCCCGACAGTTGTCCGCCCTCTTCTATCGTTCACCTGAAATTTCCCGGAAAAAATGGCAAGCCGGATATTAAAGTAACCTGGATGGATGGCGGTGTATTGCCCGAACGACCCGAAGAACTCTTACCCGATGAGCCGATGGGCAACTGGGATGGCGGACTGATAATGGTGGGCACCAAAGGCAAACTTATGTTCGACTGCTATGGAGCAAATCCCCGGCTTTTGCCAACAACAAAAATGAAAGACCTCAACATTAAAGAATCCATTCCGCGCGTTAAAGAAGGTCACTATGTACAATGGGTTAATGCCTGCATGAAGGGCTATGGAAAAACTGAACTCAGCTCACCTTTCGATTTTGCCGGCCCGATGACCGAAGCCATTCTGATGGGTAATCTGGCTATCCGCAGTTATGGTTTGCGGGTTAAAAATGATAAGGGACAGAATACTTACCCCGGACGGAAAAAACTTTTGTGGGACTGGAAGAGCATGAAGATTACAAACTTTGATGAAGCTAATAGTTTTGTTAAGAGAGTGTATCGCAACGGGTGGAGTTTGTAATCCTTTAGTCACCGCTGAATTATCTTCTAAATCTCCGATATTGCAGGATTGTTCGGTCAATCCATGCTCAAAATCGATACCCATACGCACATCATCCCTAAAAAGCTGCCCAACTGGGCTGAGAAATTCGGGTATGGCGATTTCATCTACTTACAGCATCATAAAAAAGGCTTTGCCAAAATGATGCGGGGCAACCAGTTCTTCCGCGAGATAAAAGAAAATGCCTGGAACCCGAAATTAAGAATTGATGAGTATGCCCAATTCAATACGCAGGTCCAGGTAGTGTGCACAATACCTGTTATGTTTTCGTACTGGGCCAAGCCGATGGATTGCCTGGACGTATCGAAGTTCTTAAATGACCAGATCGCTGACCTTACTGAAAAATATCCAAAGCATTATGTAGGCCTGGGTACTATACCCATGCAAGACACCGAACTGGCTATTCAGGAACTTGAACGTTGTAAAAAAATCGGATTACTCGGAATTCAGATCGGCTCAAACATCAACGACCTGAACCTGAACGAGGATCGCTTCTTCCCTGTTTTCGAAGCATGCGAAAAACTAAGCATGGCCGTGCTGGTGCACCCCTGGAATATGATGGGCATGAAAAGTATGCAACGCTATTGGCTGCCCTGGCTGGTGGGCATGCCGGCCGAAACTTCCCGGGCAATCTGTTCCATGATCTTCGGAGGAATCTTTGAAAGGTTACCAAAACTCAGGGTAAACTTTGCACATGCAGGAGGATCTTTTTTGGGAACCATCGGACGGATTGAACACGGCTTTATCTGCCGCCCCGATCTGGTGGCTATTGATAATCCGGTTAACCCGCGAAATTATTTAGGTAAATTCTGGGTTGATTGCATTACGCACGATGCCATGATGCTTGAATATGTATTAAAATTGCAAGGCTCAAAACACATTACATTGGGCTCGGATTACCCCTTCCCGCTTGGCGACCTGGAAATTGGCCGGTTTATTGAAGAAATGAACATCGATAAGTCGGTTAAGGAAGATATTTTTTGCAATGCCCCGTTAAGCTGGTTAGGGATAACTAAAGACCGATTTACCTGATGACTATGACTGTACGTTACACATTGGTTTTTATCGTTGCTTTATTATTTTCTGATGCACCGGCACAAGACCGTAGTGCAGCCGAAGAATACCGCATTCAACTGGAGCAACGCAAACGTGCCGATTTACTTCGGGTGATGGATTCGGCTGTTGTGATGATGGAGGAAGGACGATACGAAGTTGCCGATCAAAAACTGATTTATGTGCTAAACAACATAAAAAGCATCCCCTCAGACCTGACCTTTTACTTTGGTAAAAATTCGTTCTACCTCAACAAGTTTAAACAAAGTATTGACTGGCTGAACAAGTACATTCAATTAAAAGGGGTAACCGGCCAATTTTATACCGAGGCCGTGAATTTACTTAAGAAAGCTGAAACCGAAATTGTAAAAGAGCAAACCAGGAATACCGCTAAAGTAAAAGAAATTCTGTCATCTGAATATGAAATTGACTGTGGCCCGGCAGGCAAAGTTACCTGTCCGGTTTGCAAAGGTACTACCGTACTTATTCGCAAGGGCGCTTTCGAAAATCAATACAAAACGTGCCCGTATTGCGACAAGCATGGATTTCTGACTTGCGCAGAGTATAACTTGCTCATTAAAGGACAACTGGAGCCACGCTAATCTTTCGTTTCATCACTCAGTCAAGAAATCGTATCTTTGTGCCCGTTAGGTTTTCCTGCAAAAAACACTAATGACTTTGTATAACCGAATTGAGGGAAGGTTGCTCAAGGAGCAGCTTCACTCAGCACCCCGAATTGACCGCACTACGCTGTCGTTTTACAAGTATCATCACCTGGCCGATCCCAAAGTTTTTCGCGATGACCTGTATAAAATGTTTAGCAACATGGGTGTACTGGGTCGCATTTATGTGGCACCCGAAGGAATTAACGCCCAAATCAGTGTACCTGCCAACAACCTAAACACCTTCCGCGAAGCCCTCTACTCCATTTCATTTTTGAATGGGACACGATTAAATATTGCTGTGGATGACAACGGAAAATCATTTTTTAAACTGAAAATTTTAGTCAGAAAAAAAATTGTTGCCGATGGACTGGACGACTCCTCCTTTGATGTAACCAACTGTGGTAAACATGTTTCTGCGGCTGAGTTTAATAAATTGGCTGATGATCCGAACACGATTATCATCGACATGCGCAACCATTACGAAAGTGAGGTAGGTCATTTTAAAAACGCCATCTGCCCCGATGTCGATACCTTTCGGGAAGAATTGCAGGTAGCCGAAGATTTGATGGCACAGCATAAGGATAAAAATCTGCTGATGTACTGCACAGGCGGTATCCGCTGCGAAAAGGCCAGCGCCTGGATGAAGCACAAAGGATTCAAAAACGTTTTCCAACTGGATGGCGGCATCATTGAATATGCGCGTCAGGTAAAGGCGCACGGACTTGAAAACAAATTCATAGGGAAAAACTTTGTGTTTGATGAGCGCCTAGGCGAAAGAATAACTGATGACATAATCAGTTCATGCCACCAGTGCGGTACCCCATGCGATGACCACACCAACTGCAAAAACGATGGCTGTCATTTGCTGTTCATCCAATGTAAAACTTGCGCTGAGAAGTTTGATGGATGCTGCTCCGAAGAATGCAAATCCATCATCAGGTTGCCCAATGAAAAGCAAAAAGAAATACGAAGAGGCATCAATAAAGGACGCCAGGTATTTAAGAAAGGCCGGCCGCAACACCTCCTTAAAAAATCAGATTCGGTTTTATGACCATTCGCATCGGCATCATCAACGTGTCCGACAGGGCCAGCCAGGGCATCTATGAGGATATTCCCGGGAAGGAAATTGTTGCGACATTAACAGAATACATAAAAAGCCCTTGGGAAAAAGAGTATGCCGTTATCCCGGATGAACAACACCTGATTGAGCAATGCCTGATTGAGATGGCTGATAAAAAGCAATGCTGCCTCATAATAACCTGCGGAGGAACAGGCCCCGCCAAACGCGATGTGACCCCCGAAGCCACTGAAAATGTCTGTGAAAAAATGCTGCCCGGATTTGGCGAACTGATGCGCACAGAAAGCCTGAAATATGTGCCCACAGCCATCCTCTCCAGGCAAACAGCCGGAATTCGTGGAAAATCACTAATTTTGAACCTGCCGGGAAAGCCAAAAGCCATCCGGCAGTGCCTGAATGCTGTTTTCCCAGCGGTCCCTTATTGCATTGACCTGCTGGAAGGACCGTTCATCGAATGCAATGAGGAGGTTGTTAAGCCATTCAGGCCGCATTCCGTATAATTGCAGGCTTTATGAAAATTAAATACTACTACGATACCGAAACCTGTAAGTACGAGAGAGTTCGTACCAAAACCAGCGACATCGTACTGAACGGGTTAGGCCTATTCTTCCTTACCTTGTTGCTGGCCAGCGGTATATACCTGATGTTCAGTACGTACTTCGAATCACCCAAAGAACTCTTCCTGAAAAACGAAGTAAAAGAACTTGAGTACTATTATGCCAGCTTAAAAAGGCAGGTTGACGAACTTGAAAAAACCGTACAGGGACTGGAGCATCGCGATGACAACATTTACCGCGTGGTATTAGGCTCCGAACCTATCGATAAATCAATACGAAATGCCGGTGTGGGCGGTGTTGAACGGTACAGCGATATCCTTAACAAACCGATCGAACATAAAGATCTTATTCTTGAATTAAGTAAGCGCGTAGATTTACTGCGCAGAAAAGTGTACATCGAATCAAAATCACAAGATGAAGTTGTTGAACTGGCCGAAAATAAAGAAAAACAATTTGCTGCTACCCCCGCCATTCAACCTATCGCCAACAAACAACTCATCGCGCTGGCTTCAGGTTTTGGTATGCGCATACACCCGGTGTACAAAGTAAAGAAAATGCATACCGGTATTGATTTTGCCGCGCCCATTGGAACACCCATCTATGCTACAGCCGATGGCGTTGTGGAAGAAGTGGACATTCGCTTTAGCGGCTATGGTAAAATGATTACCATCGATCATGGCTTTGGCTACCAGACCCGGTACGCCCACATGCACGATTTTGCCGTGCGCAAAGGCCAGAAAGTTAAACGCGGAGATTTAATTGGCTACGTAGGCAATACAGGGCTTTCAACTGCTCCGCACCTGCATTATGAGGTATTGCTGAATGGTGTGCTGATTAACCCGGTACATTATTTCTACAACGATCTGTCGCCTTCGGAATACGAAAAAATCATCGAACTGGCCTCCATTGAAAATCAGTCACTGGGAATGTAATTCAGCATCAAAGTTTTTATAAGAAAGCCTGCCCGGTTGCAGGCTTTTTTATTAACGTGGATTTAGTAATTTCATATTTTAAAGCTATATCCTGCCGGCAATGCGATTCGCACTTTTGTTTTCCATAATGGTTAGTACTTTACGTATTGCACTTACACAGGGCTGCAGTGATGCCGGATTTTGCACCATGGGAGCCATGAAACCCGACCAGCCGTTTAATAAGAAAATACCTGTAAAGTTGCGTTCCATGGAGGTAAGTTTTTACCGGGGCACCACCACCCTTTCACCCATCGTATATGTAGCCAACCTGGACATGAGTTTCAACATTATTGACAGCAAAACCTTTTTTCAGATAAAACTTCCATACCAGGCTGTTACCGGGAATTTCGGAAACACCGCAGGGCTTGGGGATATTTCGTATTGCATAACCCGTAACCTGTTTTCTTCCGAACAATTCGATATCAGTTTTACGGTAGGTGGCAAAATACCATCCAATAATTCCAACCTGAAAGACGATAAATTTAACCTGCCCTTACCGATGTACTACCAAACCAGTTTAGGCACCTACGATGCCATTGCCGGTATTTCGTTGGTTAGCCGTAAATGGCTGTTTGCTACGGGCATTCAACATCCGTTTAACAAAAATGGAAATAGGTTTCAGTGGGCCGATTGGGATCCGGTTTATAAAAATGGTGAAGGTGTGGACTATGTTCATAAATACGACAAAGCCTATAAACTTAAAAGAGGAACAGATGTTATGCTGCGTATTGAACGCAACTTCCGCTTCTCACGATTTAATTTCACAGCAGGCTTGCTTCCTATATTCAGAATTACCCGAGACGAAATTGAAGACCCCCCGGCATCCGGTACACGCATAAAACCCGATGGCACCACCGGCATGGCCCTGTCGGGAATTGTAACAGCCGGCTACAGTTTTAATGTAAAAACCGGTGTACGGCTTTTAGTAGGTCATAAAATCACCCAGCGCGATGTGAACCCGGACGGCCTGACCCGAAACATGGTTACCACATTAAGTTATTTTTACCGATTCTGATGGCACGCAGCAGCTTACTTCCTGGGCTTCTCCTGTTCGTTGTAAATTTGCTGCAGGCTCAAAATTCACAATCCGCTTCAGAGCAAATTGACGAATTACTGTATGACTCAAAATTTGAAGACGCCATTGCTTTTGCTGATAAGTTTACTGGCGGTACCTCCGAAATAAGTATCCTTATCGGTAATAAAAAGGCTGAAGCACTTATTCAATTAGGCCGATATGAGCAGGCTACAGCCCTGCTTGACCAACTACAAAGCCAGGCCGAAAAATCCAATAAACCCGATGCCCTCGGGGCTATCGTTCAATCCACCCGCGGATTTCTTTACCTCAACCAGGGAAGAAGTGATTTGGCATTAGAGCTCCTTGAAAATGCCGTAATCACACTTAATGAAACCGGGGATCCGCTTTATCAGGCACGGGCAATGGCATACCTGGGGCAAGCGTACTCCGCCACCGGTAAGTACGCCCAGGCCGAAGAGCAATTACAAATGGCACTTACCATCCGATTAGATAAGTTGCCCGAATCACATGAACTGATTGCCGCATCGTACAACGATCTGGGCATGGCCTTTAGTCAGACTGATGTTGACAAAGCACTCGACTATTTTGACAAAGCGATTGAATTATACACCCGGCTGCACGGTGCCACCCATCCGAAAACAGCAATTGTTAATACCAACATGGGCCTTGCCTACCGGTCTTTGAAACTGTATGGTGATGCCATTACTGTATTTGAAGATGCCCTTAAGATATGGCAAACCGTTTACGTGAACCCACACCCCTCACAGGCTTTCGTATTGCTGAACCTGGGGCAAACCTATGCCAGCATGGGCGAATTAAACACAGCCCTCAGCTTTTACGCGAAAGCTCTGGCTATTTATCAGCAAACTCACGGAAGAAAACATCCGGATATCGCCTCCACCTATAATCTTATCGGCAAAATAAAGGTTACACAAGGCAACTTTAACGAAGGCCTGGCGAGCTATCAGCAGGCGCTGATTGCCAACGTGAGTACTTTTGAAAGTACCGATGTTAACCAGAATCCGGATGGCAGCACATTTTATAACGGCAACCAGTTGCTGTACTCCATCATGTATAAGGCACAGGCGCTTGAAGGTCGTTATTTCGGCAAAACTCTAAAACAAACCGATTTGAACAACGCCATTACCCACTTACAAAACTGCGATGCCCTTATTGACCGGCTACGCCAGCAAACCATTAAAGAGTCGGATAAAATTACCCTGGGTGCTATTGCCAATGAAGTGTATGCCGATGGTGCACGAATAGCCTTTGAACTAAGTGATGTGGCCTTCCGTAAAAGATCATACTACCGTGAATTAAGTTTTTATTTTGCCGAAAAAAGTAAAGCAGCCGTTTTACTGGATGCCATTTCGGATACAAATGCCAAGTCGTTTGCCGGAATTCCCGAAGAGTTACTGGAAGAAGAACGCGGCCTTAAATCGGCTTTGGCCCTGGTCAATCAAAAACTGGCACAAAAACCATCGGAGGATGAAGAGAAATACCTTCGCGAAACAGCTTTTCACCTCAACCAAAGCTACCAGGCCTTTATTAAAAACCTGGAAAATCAATACCCCGAGTATTTTAACCTGAAATATAATTCTACCGCACCTTCTATAAGTCAGGTACAGGCTGTCCTTCCGGGTAATTCAGCTGTTCTTAGTTACTTTATTGATGATTACAACGGCAGGGCAAGGCTTTACACGTATGTTATCACTAAAAAGTCGTTCCGAATTGTAAGTAAACCGCTGCCGGCAGCCTATAACAAAAATTTAACAGGTTACCGTAACAGTATTTTTTTTCGCGATCAACATTCGTTTATCGAAACGGCTACCGCGCTTCATCGAACACTTATTCCCGGGCTTCCGCGCCACATAAACGATCTGATTATACTTCCGGCCGGCCGTATGGGTGTAATTCCTTTCGAAGCATTACTAACACAGAAAGTGAAAAACGAAGATGAACCCTATCCGGTACTGCCTTACCTGGTAAAAAAATTCAGTACGCGTTATGAATTCTCTACCGGCCTGATGTTACAACGAAAATCGGACAAGCCCGGGCCGATACAATCGGCCATGTTGTGCGCCCCGGTTACTTTTCCTGAAAAAGACAACTTAAGCGATTTGCCAGGCACGGCCGCAGAAGTAAATACCCTAAATGAACTGTTCGCAACTAAAAAAATTTCCTGCGAATTACTCACCAATCACCTGGCCAGTGAATCGGCAATAAAAACCAAAGCACTTAAAAATTATAATCTGCTGCATTTTGCAACCCACGGCATTGTGGATGAAAACAACCCGGAGCTATCGCGGATATTTCTTCAAAACGATTCGGAAGCAGAAGATGGCAACCTGTTCTCTGGCGAAATTTATAACCTGCAGTTAAACGCCAGCCTGGTTACGCTATCGGCTTGCCAAACCGGGCTGGGCAAAATATCAAAAGGCGAAGGGGTAATTGGTTTATCGCGCGCATTGGTTTATGCCGGTGCAAAAAATATTATTGTTACATTCTGGAGTGTTTCTGATGAATCAACCGCCCAACTTATGACTGATTTTTATAAGTTGCTGTTGGAAAATCCTTCTCTACCGTTTAGTTCAACTTTGCGCCAGGCAAAACTTAATTTGCTAAGCAGCCACTATTCAGCACCGTATTACTGGGCACCCTTTGTTCTTATTGGCTTCTGACAAAGGAGAACAAATTAAAGCATAAGCCATCTCAAAAATAAACATAACCACAAAGGTCACTAAGTGCACTCAAAGAACACAGAGAATTACATTTATACTAACCACTTTCTTTGTGACTTTTATGCCATATCTGTGCTACTTTGTGGTTAGCCTGATTTTGAGATGGCTGCTGGTTATCCCGCAGACTTGGACAAATAATCGGATAATCTGCATCGCCTGCGGGATAAGCTATCATTTTATCCGGTAACGAAAGCCGGCATAGGCCATGCGTCCGAATATCGGTCCCCAAACCATTGATGAATCAAAGTACGGACTAAAAGGCTGGTCGGCCGCAACAATCGGGTTTGCCAGTGTAAAGTTATTAAGGTTCTCAACACCAAGGTAAACACTCCAGCGATCGTTGAAATCTTTAGTTACCTGTGCATTCATCAAAAAATAATCAGTTGAATAACTACTGAGCTGGTACTCGGACGGGTTCTCGGACGTATCCGGAATACGCTGCGGGCCAAGCCATTGTACAGTATAATCAAACTTCCATTTACTTTTGGTTTCATACGCCAGATTAATAAACGCGCGATGCTTTGAAATCAGCGGGCGGGCCAGCCGCGCCTCAGTATAATCCGTCTGAACATCCAGCCACCGGTAAGCCAGGCGTAAATCGAACCGCCTGATTAATTCGTAATCAACCTGCACCTGCATACTGTGTGAAAATGACCTGCCGGTAAGGCCAAAAAAACGTGCTTGTCTTGCCGAGAAGTCGTAATCCAATACCACCTGATTCTGAAAATCGGTAAAGAAATAATCCACCGTAAGCGATCCGCTCCGGTAATCAATGGTAAAATCCTGCGACAGGTTCACCCCGTAATTCCAGGCCTCATCGGGTTTAAAACCATATCCGTACGCGCTTTGCAAGCCGGTAAATACAAATTGACGGGAAGAAACCATGATGCCGGTATTTTCTGCCAGAATATTGGCCACCCGTATTCCTTTGCCTGCCGATGCTCTCAGCGTTGTTAAATCGGTTAAGTTGTACCGTATATGCAGGCGTGGTGTAAAAAAGGTTCCAAACAAATTGTGCTGGTCAACCCGCACACCGGCAATCAGCGAAAACTTATTCTGATTGTCGTAATTGTATTCGGCAAATGCCCCCGGTACAATTTCGGCTCTTTTAAAAGCCATACCCGGAGCCGGCAATCCATCGTAATTAACACCAACTATCGGGTTAGCCAGATTCTCCTCTACATCATCATACAAGAAACTTAAACCCGCTTTAAACTTATGCGCGGTATTACTTACGATGGACTGATAGATTAGGTTAGCATAGAATGAATTTTGGTTTGCAAAATGCTCGGTAAAGCCATAATAACTTTCATGATCATGGGCTGTTCCGCTAACCTGCAGACCGATACTTTTATAGGGCTTGCCCGGAAACTGATATCCTAACTTACCCCACAACTCGTATCGTTTTGTGTTTATTTCAAAGCCATACCGGTTGGTAGTAAACTTATCGTGAGGTGGGTGAAAGCCGGTTTGGCCTCCCAGTTTATTATCCCCAAGCAGCTTAATCCCAATTTGTCCAAGCAGGCCTTTGCCATTGTTATACACCCACCGGTTTATAAAGTTAAGCTGGCTTCCTACGGGAAAATCAAGGAAGGAGTCCTCATTACTGTCCATCTCCATAGGCCTTGCACTGCCATGAATCAAAAAAGTAGTTGCCCATTTTGGCCCTGTGTGTACGGTGTAATTCAGGTTCAACTCGGCACGTGCGGCCTGGTTAACATACCCGTTGAGGTAAAACTTTTCGCTTTCTTCGGGCTTTTTTAACTCAACGTTTATCTGGCCGGCAATGCTTTCATAGCCATTAACCACCGAACCCACGCCTTTTGTTACCTGAATGGAATTTATCCAGGTGCCGGGAATGAACTGAATGCCCTGGCTGGCAGCAAGCCCGCGAACCCCCGGCATATTTTCAATAGAGATCAGCGTATTAGGACCGGCAAGACCGAGCATCTGAATCTGTCGAGTTCCGGTAATGGCATCGGTAAAGGCCACATCCACCGAGGGATTGGTTTCAAAGCTTTCAGACAGGTTACAACAGGCTGCTTTGAACAACTCTTTTTCCGACATGATTACCGTATTGATATTTCTGGCCTGATCCAATCCGCTGGCGGGCCGCCATCCTTGAACCGTAATCTCCTCAAGCACCTGTTCAGAAACAAGGTAAATCTTCACGCTGGTTTGATTGGTTACATCAACCGTATCGGATTTAAAGCCCACATAACTCACCACTAACTTTTGATGATTACCCACACGTTCAATCATAAATATGCCGTTGGCACCCGTAGTTGTTCCGATAGTGGTGCCGAGCCAAAACACACTGGCTCCGGCCAAGGGCTCATCAGCCCCTTGCGTATTCTTCTCTACAACCAGTCCCATTAGTTTCTGGCCGTACGCGTATTGACAGGCCATCAACAGGATGGTGATCAAAAACTTACTCATAGGTAAAGCTGTTAATGATCGCTTTTCTTACCATCCTGTATGCCGGAGTGGTCGTGATCTCTGTATAAACAACAAAAGGGAAGTTCGGCATACACTTCATCTTTTGCCTTAACCGTGTCTGTATCATGCCCGACTGAAGCAACCAGTTCGCAGATTTTTTGCTCAGTGACTTTAGAGGGAACATAAACCACATGCAGATTTTTAGTGGCAACGTCCCAGGTGGCTTTCTTTATTCCATTGTGGTCAAGCACACCTTCAATGCGCTCCTTACACATGCCGCAGTTGCCGTAAACTTTAATTGTAGCTGTAACTACTTTTGATTTCGACTGACCAAAGGAAGAAATTGTGACTAAGGACAGTAAAAGGATATAAATAAGATTTGATTTCATGATGAATAAAAGTTAAAAATGAGTAAAAACGAATAGCTTCCGTAAAACCTAAGAGGCTACCTAAGCCCTGGCCGCACACGGTTCATCATAAAAAACTAAGGAGCAATTAACCTTATAAAGTGGTTTTGGAGGGGGTGAGTAATCGCTAAAGCAATTATTAACACTTGCCTTAGCGGGTTTAATTATTATTTCTTCAGGAACTCTTAGCTCAGCAAGGAGGTATAATTCCGGTGCAACATGAGCTAAATGCGATGTAAAAACCTGATTTTCACTTAGCCTAAAGATTTCGTGGTTATCATCGCAACAGGAGTTTTCGGGTGAAAACAGACTGCAGGCGCATTTTTTAGCCTCAAAACTGAAAAGTTCAGCGGATTTTGCCCGCCCCATGCAGTAGTGAGTGGTTTTAACCACGCCTACTGACAGGAGCAGGTAAATACACGTGAACGCTATGG encodes:
- a CDS encoding TonB-dependent receptor gives rise to the protein MSKFLITILLMACQYAYGQKLMGLVVEKNTQGADEPLAGASVFWLGTTIGTTTGANGIFMIERVGNHQKLVVSYVGFKSDTVDVTNQTSVKIYLVSEQVLEEITVQGWRPASGLDQARNINTVIMSEKELFKAACCNLSESFETNPSVDVAFTDAITGTRQIQMLGLAGPNTLISIENMPGVRGLAASQGIQFIPGTWINSIQVTKGVGSVVNGYESIAGQINVELKKPEESEKFYLNGYVNQAARAELNLNYTVHTGPKWATTFLIHGSARPMEMDSNEDSFLDFPVGSQLNFINRWVYNNGKGLLGQIGIKLLGDNKLGGQTGFHPPHDKFTTNRYGFEINTKRYELWGKLGYQFPGKPYKSIGLQVSGTAHDHESYYGFTEHFANQNSFYANLIYQSIVSNTAHKFKAGLSFLYDDVEENLANPIVGVNYDGLPAPGMAFKRAEIVPGAFAEYNYDNQNKFSLIAGVRVDQHNLFGTFFTPRLHIRYNLTDLTTLRASAGKGIRVANILAENTGIMVSSRQFVFTGLQSAYGYGFKPDEAWNYGVNLSQDFTIDYRSGSLTVDYFFTDFQNQVVLDYDFSARQARFFGLTGRSFSHSMQVQVDYELIRRFDLRLAYRWLDVQTDYTEARLARPLISKHRAFINLAYETKSKWKFDYTVQWLGPQRIPDTSENPSEYQLSSYSTDYFLMNAQVTKDFNDRWSVYLGVENLNNFTLANPIVAADQPFSPYFDSSMVWGPIFGRMAYAGFRYRIK
- a CDS encoding cation transporter yields the protein MKSNLIYILLLSLVTISSFGQSKSKVVTATIKVYGNCGMCKERIEGVLDHNGIKKATWDVATKNLHVVYVPSKVTEQKICELVASVGHDTDTVKAKDEVYAELPFCCLYRDHDHSGIQDGKKSDH